A single Frankiales bacterium DNA region contains:
- a CDS encoding exopolyphosphatase, which translates to MSRVAAIDCGTNSLRLLVADVDAGTLTDRHRQMEIVRLGQDVDRTGRFAPEALARTFAVCDRYGELVRELGAERVRFVATSASRDVQNRDEFVAGVLARIGVEPEVVSGDQEAHLSFTGATRGLQGAQPPYLVVDIGGGSTEFVLGEAEPLAARSVDIGCVRLTERHFHSDPPSADEVAALLADVDAAISHAAQTVPMDQAHTLVGLAGSVTTMTAVALGLEEYDASRVHGTRLSAAEVADVSDRLLAMGHDERAAIRVIHPGRVDVLNAGVLVLRRIMERTGLAEVLVSEHDILDGIAWSLA; encoded by the coding sequence GTGAGCCGCGTCGCCGCGATCGACTGCGGCACGAACTCCCTGCGCCTGCTGGTGGCCGACGTCGACGCCGGCACGCTGACGGACCGCCACCGCCAGATGGAGATCGTGCGGCTCGGGCAGGACGTCGACCGCACGGGACGCTTCGCGCCGGAGGCGCTGGCCCGCACCTTCGCCGTGTGCGACCGCTACGGCGAGCTGGTGCGCGAGCTCGGCGCGGAGCGGGTGCGGTTCGTGGCCACGTCGGCGTCGCGCGACGTGCAGAACCGCGACGAGTTCGTCGCCGGTGTGCTCGCGCGGATCGGCGTCGAGCCCGAGGTGGTGAGCGGCGACCAGGAGGCGCACCTGTCGTTCACCGGGGCCACCCGCGGCCTCCAGGGCGCGCAGCCGCCCTACCTCGTCGTCGACATCGGGGGCGGCTCCACCGAGTTCGTGCTCGGCGAGGCCGAGCCCCTCGCGGCGCGCAGCGTCGACATCGGCTGCGTGCGGCTCACCGAGCGCCACTTCCACTCGGACCCGCCCTCCGCCGACGAGGTGGCTGCGCTCCTGGCCGACGTCGATGCGGCGATATCCCATGCGGCACAGACGGTCCCGATGGATCAGGCCCACACGCTGGTGGGCCTCGCCGGCTCGGTCACGACGATGACCGCGGTGGCGCTCGGGCTCGAGGAGTACGACGCGTCCCGCGTGCACGGCACGCGGCTCTCGGCCGCCGAGGTGGCCGATGTGTCCGACCGGCTGCTGGCGATGGGGCACGACGAGCGCGCGGCGATCCGCGTGATCCACCCGGGCCGCGTCGACGTGCTCAACGCCGGCGTCCTCGTGCTGCGGCGGATCATGGAGCGCACGGGCCTCGCCGAGGTGCTGGTGAGCGAGCACGACATCCTCGACGGCATCGCCTGGAGCCTCGCCTGA